In Mucilaginibacter boryungensis, a single window of DNA contains:
- the rpoC gene encoding DNA-directed RNA polymerase subunit beta' → MSYKKDNKIKSNFTTITISLASPESILERSSGEVLKPETINYRTYKPERDGLFCERIFGPVKDYECHCGKYKRIRYKGIVCDRCGVEVTEKKVRRERMGHINLVVPVAHIWYFRSLPNKIGYLLGLPTKKLDLIIYYERYVVIQAGVKEADGINAMDFLTEEEYLDVLDTLPKENQYLDDKDPQKFVAKMGAEALEELLKRLDLDQLSYDLRHQAANETSQQRKNEALKRLQVVEAFRDAKTRIENNPEWMIVKIVPVIPPELRPLVPLEGGRFATSDLNDLYRRVIIRNNRLKRLIEIKAPEVILRNEKRMLQEAVDSLFDNSRKVNAVKTEGNRALKSLSDILKGKQGRFRQNLLGKRVDYSARSVIVVGPNLKLHECGLPKDMAAELFKPFIIRKMIERGVVKTVKSAKKIVDRKDPLVWDILENVLKGHPILLNRAPTLHRLGIQSFQPKLVEGKAIQLHPLTCTAFNADFDGDQMAVHVPLGNAAILEAQILMLASHNILNPANGTPITVPSQDMVLGLYYITKGRKTDATRVVKGENLSFYSAEEVIIAYNEKKLDLHAFIKVKANVKEKDGSIVNKLIETTVGRVLFNQHVPEEVGYINELLTKKSLRDIIGEVVKNTGMARAAQFLDDIKELGFKMAFQGGLSFNLKDINIPAQKVTLIEQASKEVEEVMNNYNMGFITNNERYNQIIDIWTRINNRLTANVMEILSTDNQGFNSVYMMLDSGARGSKEQIRQLAGMRGLMAKPQKSGSGGEIIENPILSNFKEGLSVLEYFISTHGARKGLADTALKTADAGYLTRRLHDVAQDMIVGETDCGTLRGIFTTALKDNEDIVEPLYDRILGRTSLHDVHDPITGELLVNAGEDITEEIAKNIENSPLEGIEIRSVLTCESKRGVCALCYGRNLASGKRVQRGEAVGVIAAQSIGEPGTQLTLRTFHVGGTASNIAAESQINAKYDGIIEFENVRTVEFETAEDGKVEVVLGRSGEFRIVEEGTNKVIVTNNIPYGAYLYVKDGSKIKRGDKICSWDPYNAVIISEFAGVAQFDAVLEGITFREESDEQTGHREKVIIDTRDKTKNPVIQITDNKGNLIKGYNIPVGAHIAVDENEKVQTGQVIAKIPRSTGKTRDITGGLPRVTELFEARNPSNPAVVTEIDGVVTLGGVKRGNREMTIESRDGQVKKYLVPLSKHILVQDNDFVKAGMPLSDGSISPADILAIKGPAAVQEYLVNGIQEVYRLQGVKINDKHFEVIVHQMMQKVSIEDPGDTRFLEREAVDGWDFMMENDEIFDKKVVVEPGDSTSLKQGQIVSLRKLRDENSMLKRKDMKLVEVRDAIPATSSPILQGITRASLGTKSFISAASFQETTKVLNEAAIAGKKDNMLGLKENVIVGHLIPSGTGLRVYDNIRVGSQEEFDRLMASKTEEVEA, encoded by the coding sequence ATGTCTTACAAAAAGGATAATAAAATAAAAAGTAATTTCACCACCATTACTATCAGTTTAGCCTCTCCGGAGTCTATCCTTGAGCGTTCAAGCGGTGAGGTTTTAAAACCAGAAACCATTAACTACCGGACCTACAAGCCCGAGCGTGATGGTTTATTTTGCGAGCGTATATTCGGTCCGGTAAAAGACTACGAGTGCCATTGCGGTAAGTACAAACGTATCCGTTACAAGGGTATCGTGTGCGACCGTTGCGGTGTTGAAGTAACCGAGAAGAAAGTACGTCGCGAGCGTATGGGCCACATCAACTTGGTGGTGCCTGTTGCGCATATCTGGTATTTCCGTTCGTTGCCAAATAAAATAGGTTACCTTTTAGGTTTACCAACCAAAAAGCTTGACCTTATTATTTACTACGAGCGTTATGTAGTAATACAAGCCGGTGTTAAAGAGGCTGACGGTATCAACGCTATGGATTTCCTTACTGAGGAAGAATACCTGGACGTATTGGATACCCTGCCAAAAGAAAACCAATACCTGGACGATAAGGACCCGCAAAAATTTGTGGCCAAAATGGGTGCCGAAGCATTAGAAGAATTGCTGAAACGCCTTGACCTTGACCAGTTATCATACGATTTGCGCCACCAGGCTGCAAACGAAACCTCTCAGCAACGTAAAAACGAGGCGTTAAAACGCCTGCAGGTTGTTGAAGCTTTCCGTGATGCTAAAACACGTATCGAGAATAACCCTGAGTGGATGATCGTTAAGATCGTTCCGGTTATACCTCCTGAATTACGTCCGTTAGTACCACTGGAAGGTGGCCGTTTCGCTACTTCAGATTTGAACGACCTTTACCGCCGTGTAATTATCCGTAACAACCGTTTAAAACGTTTGATAGAGATTAAAGCACCGGAAGTAATTTTACGTAACGAAAAACGTATGCTGCAGGAAGCTGTGGATTCGTTATTCGATAATTCACGTAAAGTTAACGCTGTAAAAACTGAAGGTAACCGTGCATTGAAATCGCTTTCAGACATCCTGAAAGGTAAGCAAGGCCGTTTCCGTCAAAACTTACTGGGTAAACGTGTGGATTATTCGGCACGTTCGGTAATTGTTGTAGGCCCTAACCTTAAACTGCACGAGTGCGGTTTGCCGAAAGATATGGCTGCCGAGTTGTTTAAACCATTTATCATCCGCAAAATGATTGAGCGTGGTGTGGTTAAAACAGTAAAATCGGCCAAGAAAATAGTTGACCGTAAGGACCCATTAGTTTGGGACATTTTGGAAAATGTATTAAAAGGGCACCCGATATTATTAAACCGTGCGCCTACGCTGCACAGGTTGGGTATCCAATCGTTCCAGCCGAAACTGGTTGAAGGTAAAGCTATCCAATTGCACCCGTTAACCTGTACCGCGTTCAACGCCGACTTTGACGGTGACCAGATGGCTGTGCACGTACCACTTGGTAACGCGGCAATTTTGGAAGCCCAAATTTTGATGCTGGCATCGCACAACATTTTGAACCCTGCTAACGGTACCCCAATTACAGTACCTTCTCAGGACATGGTGTTGGGTCTTTACTATATTACTAAAGGCCGCAAAACCGATGCAACCCGTGTGGTTAAAGGTGAAAACCTTTCGTTCTACTCGGCAGAGGAAGTTATCATTGCTTACAATGAGAAAAAACTTGATCTGCACGCTTTCATTAAAGTGAAGGCTAACGTGAAAGAAAAAGACGGCAGCATTGTTAACAAGCTAATAGAAACTACTGTAGGCCGCGTACTGTTTAATCAGCACGTGCCTGAAGAAGTAGGTTATATAAACGAATTGCTGACCAAGAAATCACTGCGTGATATTATTGGCGAGGTAGTGAAAAACACCGGTATGGCCCGTGCAGCACAATTCCTTGATGATATTAAGGAATTAGGTTTCAAAATGGCATTCCAGGGTGGTTTATCATTTAACCTGAAGGATATCAATATCCCGGCACAAAAAGTAACCCTGATAGAACAAGCTTCGAAAGAAGTGGAAGAAGTAATGAATAACTATAATATGGGTTTCATTACTAATAACGAGCGTTACAATCAGATCATCGATATTTGGACACGTATCAACAACCGTTTGACAGCAAACGTGATGGAGATACTAAGTACAGATAACCAGGGCTTCAACTCTGTTTACATGATGCTTGATTCGGGCGCGCGTGGTTCTAAAGAACAGATCCGTCAGCTGGCAGGTATGCGTGGTTTGATGGCGAAGCCTCAGAAATCAGGTTCAGGTGGTGAAATTATTGAGAACCCGATCCTTTCAAACTTTAAAGAAGGTTTGTCGGTATTAGAGTACTTTATTTCAACCCACGGTGCACGTAAAGGTTTGGCGGATACGGCTTTGAAAACAGCGGATGCTGGTTACCTGACCCGTCGTTTACATGACGTTGCGCAGGATATGATTGTTGGCGAAACAGATTGCGGTACTTTACGTGGTATATTCACCACTGCCCTTAAAGATAATGAGGACATTGTTGAACCATTATATGACCGTATTTTGGGCCGTACATCATTGCATGACGTTCACGATCCTATCACCGGCGAATTATTAGTAAATGCGGGTGAAGATATTACTGAAGAGATTGCTAAAAACATCGAAAACTCTCCATTAGAGGGTATCGAGATTCGTTCGGTATTAACCTGCGAAAGCAAACGTGGTGTTTGTGCGCTTTGCTACGGTCGTAACCTGGCCAGCGGCAAACGCGTTCAGCGCGGCGAAGCTGTGGGTGTAATTGCTGCACAATCAATTGGTGAGCCGGGAACACAGTTAACACTGCGTACATTCCACGTGGGTGGTACCGCTTCTAACATCGCGGCCGAATCTCAGATCAATGCTAAATACGACGGTATCATAGAATTTGAGAACGTACGTACCGTTGAATTTGAGACAGCTGAAGATGGTAAAGTTGAAGTAGTATTAGGCCGTTCGGGCGAGTTCCGTATTGTAGAGGAAGGCACTAATAAGGTAATTGTAACCAACAATATCCCTTACGGCGCATACCTTTATGTAAAAGACGGCAGTAAGATAAAACGTGGCGATAAGATCTGTTCATGGGATCCGTACAATGCGGTTATTATCTCTGAATTTGCTGGTGTGGCACAGTTCGACGCCGTATTGGAGGGTATTACCTTCCGCGAAGAAAGCGACGAGCAAACCGGTCACCGCGAAAAAGTAATTATCGATACCCGTGATAAAACTAAGAACCCTGTTATTCAGATTACCGATAACAAAGGTAACCTGATAAAAGGATACAACATCCCTGTTGGGGCGCACATTGCGGTTGATGAGAACGAGAAGGTACAAACCGGACAGGTTATTGCTAAGATCCCTCGTTCAACTGGTAAAACCCGGGATATCACCGGTGGTTTACCACGTGTAACCGAGTTGTTTGAAGCACGTAACCCATCAAACCCGGCAGTAGTGACTGAGATTGATGGTGTAGTAACCTTAGGTGGTGTGAAACGTGGTAATCGTGAAATGACGATCGAATCGCGCGACGGACAGGTTAAAAAATACCTGGTGCCACTTTCTAAGCACATCCTGGTACAGGATAATGACTTTGTGAAAGCCGGTATGCCACTGTCTGATGGTTCTATCTCTCCTGCCGATATCCTGGCTATTAAAGGCCCTGCTGCGGTGCAAGAGTACCTGGTGAATGGTATACAGGAAGTTTACCGTTTACAGGGTGTGAAGATCAACGATAAACACTTCGAGGTTATTGTTCACCAGATGATGCAGAAAGTATCGATAGAGGATCCGGGAGATACCCGTTTCTTAGAGCGCGAAGCTGTTGATGGTTGGGACTTTATGATGGAGAATGACGAGATCTTTGATAAAAAGGTAGTTGTTGAACCGGGTGATTCTACTTCGTTGAAACAAGGTCAGATCGTATCGTTACGTAAATTGCGCGATGAAAATTCGATGCTGAAACGTAAGGATATGAAGTTGGTGGAAGTTAGGGATGCTATCCCTGCTACATCAAGCCCTATATTGCAAGGTATCACCAGGGCATCGTTAGGTACCAAGTCGTTTATCTCGGCTGCATCGTTCCAGGAAACTACCAAAGTACTGAACGAGGCTGCTATAGCAGGTAAAAAAGACAACATGCTTGGCCTGAAAGAGAATGTTATTGTAGGGCACTTAATTCCATCGGGAACTGGTTTACGCGTATACGACAATATCCGCGTAGGTTCTCAGGAAGAATTTGATCGCCTGATGGCTTCTAAAACTGAAGAAGTAGAGGCATAA
- the rpoB gene encoding DNA-directed RNA polymerase subunit beta, with amino-acid sequence MANKNNQRVNFATSRHVIDYPDFLDVQLQSFREFFQLETTSDNRYKEGLFKVFAENFPISDSRNIFVLEFLDYFIDPPRYDIQECIERGLTYSVPLKAKLRLSCNDEEHEDFETIVQDVYLGTIPYMTPKGTFVINGAERVIVSQLHRSPGVFFGQSRHTNGTKLYSARVIPFKGSWIEFATDVNNVMYAYIDRKKKFPVTTLLRAIGYDSDKDILELFELADEVKVSKSGLKKFIGRKLAARVLKKWVEDFVDEDTGEVVSIDRNEIILERETVLEDDHIDMIIDAGVKTVILNKEDSSTSGDYTIIYNTLQKDTSNSEKEAVEHIYRQLRNAEPPDEETARGIIDRLFFSDKRYDLGDVGRYRINRKLKMETSNDIKVLTKQDIIAIVKYLIKLINSKAEVDDIDHLSNRRVRTVGEQLYAQFGVGLARMARTIRERMNIRDNEVFTPTDLINARTLSSVINSFFGTNQLSQFMDQTNPLAEITHKRRLSALGPGGLSRERAGFEVRDVHYTHYGRLCTIETPEGPNIGLISSLCVHAKINNLGFIETPYKRVVEGKVKVEEEVIYLSAEDEDGKTIGQANAYYDDKGVFENPRVKARYEGDFPVIEPEKLDYMDVAPNQITSIAASLIPFLEHDDANRALMGSNMQRQAVPLLRPEAPIVGTGLEGRVAKDSRTLINAEGDGVVEYVDANEIKIRYIRNDMDRLVSFDGDTKTYQLTKFKKTNQSTTMNLKPIVKKGQKVEKGQVLCEGYATQDGELALGRNLKVAFMPWQGYNFEDAIVISERVVSQDIFTSLHIEEFELEVRDTKRGEEELTPDIPNVSEEATKDLDEDGIIRVGAEVKEGDILIGKITPKGESDPSPEEKLLRAIFGDKAGDVKDASLKTPPSIAGVVIDTKLFSRAKKTSKAEEKALIEKLDTKHDKAVKELKNTLVEKLFEIVNGKTSQGVFNVYKELLVAKGVKFTQKILVELPYENINPTKWTTDEDKNDQIKTLLHNFNIKLNEELGAYRRDKFAISVGDELPSGIVQMAKVYIAKKRKLKVGDKMAGRHGNKGIVARIVRDEDMPFLEDGTPVDIVLNPLGVPSRMNLGQIYETVLGWAGKELGVKFATPIFDGATHEQVEEWIAKAGVPESGRTYLYNGLTGERFDQQTTVGIIYMLKLGHMVDDKMHARSIGPYSLITQQPLGGKAQFGGQRFGEMEVWALEAFGAANILQEILTVKSDDVIGRAKTYEAIVKGENLPTPSVPESFNVLVHELRGLGLDITLE; translated from the coding sequence TTGGCAAACAAAAATAATCAAAGAGTAAACTTTGCAACCAGCAGGCACGTAATTGATTACCCTGACTTTCTGGATGTGCAGTTGCAATCTTTCAGGGAATTTTTCCAACTGGAAACTACTTCAGACAACCGTTATAAAGAAGGGTTGTTTAAAGTGTTTGCTGAAAACTTTCCGATTTCCGATTCAAGAAACATCTTCGTTTTAGAGTTTCTTGACTATTTTATTGATCCGCCACGTTACGATATACAAGAGTGTATTGAGCGCGGCCTAACTTACAGTGTGCCTTTAAAAGCCAAGTTGCGCCTATCATGTAATGATGAGGAGCACGAGGATTTTGAAACAATTGTACAGGACGTGTACCTGGGAACTATCCCATACATGACACCTAAAGGTACTTTTGTTATCAATGGCGCCGAGCGTGTAATTGTATCGCAATTGCACCGTTCGCCAGGCGTATTCTTTGGCCAAAGCCGTCACACTAACGGTACAAAATTGTATTCGGCCCGTGTTATCCCGTTCAAGGGTTCATGGATCGAGTTTGCTACAGACGTTAACAACGTAATGTATGCTTACATTGACCGTAAAAAGAAATTCCCTGTTACCACGTTATTACGTGCCATTGGTTACGATTCGGATAAAGATATCCTTGAATTGTTTGAACTGGCCGACGAGGTGAAAGTTAGCAAAAGTGGCTTAAAGAAATTTATTGGCCGTAAGCTTGCTGCAAGGGTATTGAAAAAATGGGTGGAAGACTTTGTGGATGAAGATACCGGTGAGGTTGTTTCTATCGACCGTAACGAGATCATCCTGGAGCGTGAAACCGTACTTGAAGACGATCACATTGATATGATCATCGACGCTGGCGTGAAAACAGTTATCCTGAACAAGGAAGACTCATCAACCAGCGGTGATTATACTATTATATATAATACCTTACAAAAGGATACTTCAAACTCTGAGAAAGAAGCGGTTGAGCATATCTACCGCCAGCTACGTAACGCTGAACCACCTGATGAGGAAACTGCACGTGGTATCATCGATCGTTTATTCTTCTCGGATAAAAGATATGACCTGGGTGATGTGGGCCGCTACCGCATTAACCGTAAGCTGAAGATGGAGACATCAAACGATATCAAAGTATTAACAAAGCAGGATATTATTGCCATTGTTAAATACCTGATCAAGTTGATCAACTCTAAAGCCGAGGTGGATGATATCGATCACTTGTCAAACCGTCGTGTACGTACGGTTGGCGAGCAGTTATATGCACAGTTTGGTGTAGGTTTAGCGCGTATGGCACGTACCATCCGCGAGCGTATGAACATCCGTGACAACGAGGTGTTTACACCAACCGACCTGATCAACGCGCGTACATTATCATCGGTTATCAACTCGTTCTTCGGTACCAACCAGTTGTCTCAGTTCATGGACCAAACCAACCCACTGGCAGAGATCACGCACAAGCGTCGTCTGTCAGCCTTAGGGCCAGGTGGTCTGTCGCGTGAGCGTGCCGGTTTCGAGGTTCGTGACGTACACTACACCCACTACGGTAGGTTATGTACCATTGAAACACCGGAAGGACCGAACATTGGTTTGATCTCCTCTCTTTGCGTTCACGCGAAGATCAACAACTTAGGTTTCATCGAAACCCCGTACAAGCGTGTGGTTGAAGGTAAAGTTAAAGTTGAAGAAGAAGTAATTTATCTGTCGGCAGAGGATGAAGATGGCAAAACCATCGGTCAGGCTAATGCTTACTATGATGATAAAGGTGTATTTGAAAACCCACGCGTAAAAGCACGTTATGAAGGTGACTTCCCGGTAATTGAACCGGAGAAACTGGATTACATGGACGTTGCACCAAACCAGATCACTTCTATCGCGGCCTCGTTAATTCCGTTCCTGGAACATGATGATGCTAACCGTGCCCTGATGGGATCGAACATGCAACGCCAGGCCGTGCCATTATTGCGTCCGGAAGCGCCAATTGTAGGTACAGGGCTGGAAGGCCGTGTGGCTAAGGATTCGCGCACACTGATAAACGCTGAAGGTGATGGTGTGGTTGAGTATGTTGATGCTAACGAGATAAAGATCCGTTATATCCGTAACGATATGGACAGATTGGTATCATTTGATGGCGACACCAAAACATACCAGCTGACCAAGTTTAAGAAAACCAACCAAAGTACTACCATGAACCTGAAGCCTATTGTTAAAAAAGGCCAGAAAGTTGAAAAAGGACAAGTGCTTTGCGAAGGTTATGCAACACAGGATGGCGAATTGGCCTTAGGCCGTAACCTTAAAGTGGCATTTATGCCTTGGCAAGGTTATAACTTTGAGGATGCGATTGTAATTTCTGAGCGGGTTGTATCGCAGGATATATTTACATCGTTGCACATCGAGGAATTTGAACTTGAAGTGCGTGATACTAAACGTGGTGAAGAGGAATTGACACCGGATATCCCTAACGTATCAGAAGAAGCTACTAAAGACCTTGACGAAGACGGTATCATCCGTGTAGGTGCCGAGGTTAAAGAAGGTGATATCCTGATAGGTAAGATCACTCCAAAAGGTGAATCAGATCCTTCACCGGAAGAAAAACTGTTACGTGCCATATTTGGTGATAAAGCAGGCGATGTTAAAGATGCGTCTTTAAAAACTCCTCCTTCAATTGCCGGTGTAGTTATTGATACCAAGTTATTCAGCCGTGCTAAAAAGACTTCAAAAGCTGAAGAAAAGGCATTGATCGAGAAACTGGATACCAAACACGACAAAGCAGTTAAAGAACTGAAAAATACACTGGTTGAAAAACTGTTCGAAATTGTTAACGGCAAAACATCGCAAGGTGTGTTTAACGTGTACAAAGAATTGTTGGTGGCTAAAGGTGTTAAATTCACCCAAAAGATTTTGGTTGAATTACCTTATGAAAACATTAACCCAACCAAGTGGACAACTGACGAGGATAAAAACGATCAGATAAAAACCCTGCTGCACAACTTCAATATTAAGCTGAACGAGGAACTGGGTGCTTACCGTCGTGATAAGTTCGCTATCAGCGTAGGTGATGAGCTGCCATCGGGTATTGTACAAATGGCTAAGGTTTACATTGCTAAAAAGCGTAAGCTTAAAGTAGGTGATAAAATGGCCGGCCGCCACGGTAACAAAGGTATTGTTGCCCGCATCGTTCGCGATGAGGATATGCCATTCCTGGAAGACGGTACACCGGTTGATATTGTGTTGAACCCGCTGGGTGTACCTTCGCGTATGAACCTTGGACAGATCTACGAAACCGTATTAGGCTGGGCTGGTAAAGAACTGGGCGTTAAATTCGCTACTCCTATTTTTGATGGTGCTACGCACGAACAAGTAGAGGAGTGGATTGCTAAAGCAGGCGTACCAGAGTCGGGCCGTACTTACTTATACAACGGTTTAACCGGTGAGCGTTTCGATCAGCAAACTACTGTAGGTATTATCTATATGTTGAAACTGGGCCACATGGTTGATGATAAGATGCACGCCCGTTCAATCGGTCCGTACTCGCTTATCACACAACAGCCATTGGGTGGTAAGGCACAGTTTGGTGGTCAGCGTTTTGGTGAGATGGAAGTTTGGGCGTTAGAGGCATTTGGTGCAGCTAACATCCTGCAGGAGATCTTAACTGTGAAATCTGACGACGTTATTGGCCGTGCCAAAACATACGAAGCTATTGTTAAGGGTGAAAACCTGCCAACACCTTCAGTTCCTGAATCATTCAACGTATTGGTTCACGAATTAAGAGGCTTAGGTTTGGATATCACTTTAGAATAA
- the rplL gene encoding 50S ribosomal protein L7/L12 gives MADLKAFADQLVNLTVKEVNELAQILKDEYGIEPAAAAVAVAAPAAGGDAPAAAEEKTSFDVILKEAGGQKLAVVKLVKDLTGLGLKEAKDLVDGAPKELKAGVSKEEAESLKKQLEEAGAVVEVK, from the coding sequence ATGGCGGATTTAAAAGCGTTTGCTGATCAATTAGTAAACTTGACAGTAAAAGAAGTTAACGAATTAGCTCAAATCTTAAAAGACGAGTATGGTATTGAGCCTGCTGCTGCGGCTGTAGCTGTTGCTGCACCTGCTGCTGGTGGCGATGCACCTGCTGCTGCTGAAGAAAAAACTTCATTTGACGTGATCCTGAAAGAAGCAGGTGGTCAGAAGTTAGCAGTAGTTAAACTTGTTAAAGACTTAACAGGCTTAGGCTTGAAAGAGGCTAAAGACTTAGTTGACGGCGCACCTAAAGAATTGAAAGCTGGTGTTTCTAAAGAAGAAGCAGAAAGCTTGAAAAAACAATTAGAAGAAGCAGGAGCTGTAGTTGAGGTTAAGTAA
- the rplJ gene encoding 50S ribosomal protein L10, whose amino-acid sequence MNKEEKHELVLALTEQMKEYGNFYITDTSNLTVAKINNIRRKCFESDITIQVAKNSLIEKAMQATGGDYGQIYDVLKGSSTILFSKSATAPAKLIKQLRKAGSEKPVIKAAYIDSAVFIGDNQLDVLTNLKSKEELVGEIIGLLQSPAKNVISALQSSGGKLAGIVKTLQERG is encoded by the coding sequence ATGAATAAAGAAGAAAAACACGAACTTGTTCTTGCCCTTACTGAACAGATGAAGGAATATGGTAATTTTTATATTACCGATACTTCAAACCTTACGGTTGCTAAAATTAACAACATCCGCCGTAAATGCTTTGAAAGCGATATCACTATCCAGGTAGCAAAAAACAGCTTAATTGAAAAAGCTATGCAAGCTACAGGTGGCGATTACGGTCAGATTTATGACGTGCTTAAAGGTTCATCAACTATCCTTTTCTCAAAATCGGCAACTGCCCCGGCAAAGCTGATTAAACAACTGAGGAAAGCTGGTAGCGAAAAACCGGTTATTAAAGCCGCATATATCGACTCGGCAGTTTTCATTGGCGATAACCAGCTGGATGTGTTAACTAACCTGAAATCGAAAGAGGAACTGGTTGGCGAGATCATCGGATTACTGCAATCACCTGCTAAAAACGTTATATCAGCGCTTCAATCAAGCGGTGGCAAACTTGCAGGTATTGTTAAAACATTACAAGAAAGAGGTTAA
- the rplA gene encoding 50S ribosomal protein L1: MARLTKNQKVALSKIEANKAYSLQDATSLVKDITNTKFDSSVDIDVRLGVDPRKANQMVRGIATLPHGTGKTVRVLVLCTPEKEQEAKDAGADYVGLDDYIAKIEGGWTDVDIIITMPSVMAKVGRLGRILGPRNLMPNPKSGTVTPDVGKAVTDVKGGKIDFKVDKTGIIHASIGKVSFPADKIYENALEVLQVISKLKPSAAKGTYFKSIHISSTMSPGIQVETKTVAGI, from the coding sequence GTGGCAAGATTAACAAAAAATCAAAAAGTGGCACTCTCCAAAATTGAGGCTAATAAAGCATATTCATTGCAGGATGCAACAAGCCTGGTAAAGGATATCACCAACACTAAGTTCGATTCATCGGTAGATATTGATGTTCGTTTAGGTGTTGATCCGCGTAAAGCCAATCAAATGGTACGTGGTATTGCAACATTACCTCATGGAACCGGTAAAACTGTACGTGTTCTGGTGCTTTGTACGCCTGAAAAGGAACAAGAAGCTAAAGACGCAGGTGCAGATTACGTAGGTTTGGATGATTACATTGCCAAAATTGAAGGCGGATGGACTGACGTTGATATTATCATCACTATGCCAAGTGTTATGGCCAAGGTTGGTCGTTTGGGTCGTATTTTAGGCCCGCGTAACCTTATGCCTAACCCTAAATCGGGCACAGTAACCCCAGATGTTGGGAAGGCTGTAACCGATGTAAAAGGCGGTAAAATCGATTTCAAGGTTGATAAAACCGGTATCATCCATGCTTCAATAGGAAAAGTATCTTTCCCTGCTGATAAAATTTATGAAAACGCTTTAGAAGTTCTACAAGTAATTTCAAAATTAAAACCTTCAGCAGCTAAAGGAACATATTTTAAAAGTATCCATATTTCTTCAACCATGTCTCCGGGCATCCAGGTTGAAACTAAAACAGTAGCGGGGATCTAA
- the rplK gene encoding 50S ribosomal protein L11: MAKEVGAMVKLQVKGGAANPSPPIGPALGAKGVNIMEFCKQFNARTQDKPGKVLPVLITVYVDKSFDFIIKTPPVAIQLLEASGLKSGSAEPNRKKVAKVTWDQVETIAKDKMPDLNAFTVESAMKMVAGTARSMGITVSGTAPWN, from the coding sequence ATGGCAAAAGAAGTCGGTGCGATGGTGAAGCTGCAGGTAAAAGGCGGCGCTGCAAACCCATCACCTCCAATTGGCCCAGCATTGGGTGCTAAAGGGGTGAACATTATGGAATTTTGCAAGCAGTTTAATGCACGTACCCAGGATAAACCTGGCAAAGTGTTACCTGTGCTAATTACTGTGTATGTTGACAAGTCATTCGATTTTATCATTAAAACCCCTCCTGTTGCTATCCAGTTATTGGAGGCCTCAGGTTTAAAAAGCGGGTCGGCAGAGCCAAACCGGAAAAAGGTTGCGAAAGTAACCTGGGATCAGGTAGAAACTATTGCCAAAGATAAAATGCCTGATTTAAATGCATTTACAGTAGAATCGGCCATGAAAATGGTTGCAGGTACTGCTCGCAGTATGGGAATAACCGTATCAGGTACGGCTCCCTGGAACTAA
- the nusG gene encoding transcription termination/antitermination protein NusG: MSENLKWYVVRAISGKEKKVKQYIDAEVNRLGISHLVPQVLIPTEKYYQMRDGKKIAKERNFFPGYVLMEAALDGELEHIIKNVNSVIGFLGDKAGNAIPLRQAEVNRILGKVDEMSAQGETMNVPYYVGEAVKVMDGPFNGFSGVIEEVNEEKKKLKVMVKIFGRRTPLELNYMQVEKE; this comes from the coding sequence ATGAGTGAAAATTTAAAATGGTACGTAGTACGCGCCATCAGCGGTAAAGAAAAAAAGGTAAAACAATATATAGATGCCGAAGTTAACCGCTTGGGTATATCGCATTTAGTACCACAGGTATTAATACCTACCGAAAAATATTACCAAATGCGCGACGGTAAAAAGATTGCTAAGGAGCGTAATTTTTTCCCGGGCTATGTACTAATGGAAGCGGCCTTAGATGGCGAGCTGGAGCACATTATAAAGAATGTGAACAGTGTAATTGGCTTTTTAGGTGATAAAGCAGGTAATGCTATCCCGTTGCGCCAGGCTGAAGTTAACCGCATTTTGGGTAAGGTTGATGAGATGAGCGCGCAAGGCGAAACCATGAACGTGCCTTACTATGTTGGCGAAGCCGTAAAAGTAATGGACGGGCCATTTAACGGCTTTAGCGGCGTAATTGAAGAGGTTAACGAAGAGAAAAAGAAACTAAAGGTAATGGTAAAGATTTTCGGGCGCCGTACGCCGCTTGAATTGAATTACATGCAGGTAGAGAAAGAATAG
- the secE gene encoding preprotein translocase subunit SecE, translating to MAAVVEYIKESYIELTQKVTWPTWRELQNSAVLVVIAALIIALVIFGMDWVISYVLRHFYSSLA from the coding sequence ATGGCTGCAGTAGTTGAGTACATTAAAGAATCATACATAGAGTTAACCCAAAAGGTAACCTGGCCTACCTGGCGCGAACTGCAAAACAGTGCGGTGCTGGTGGTAATTGCCGCTTTGATTATTGCCCTGGTTATTTTTGGTATGGACTGGGTAATCAGCTACGTGTTAAGGCATTTTTATAGTTCACTTGCTTAA